In a genomic window of Anaerolineae bacterium:
- the flgK gene encoding flagellar hook-associated protein FlgK — MTSAFFGLQIGLSALQAHQRALETINHNIANVNTEGYSRQEVLLTSLSIPAGERTGQGYIRAGVQVAGIQRYASAFLTEQIRRETGEEARWQAMSNVLGQIQAIFHEPSDNGLGATLDRFWAAWKDLGTEPTSFSLRVQLRELARQVAALIQRIYQQLLQLREEISQRVRETIRQVNDLAVRIADVDRQVRQGMIAGTTPNDLLDQRDRLLIELGRMVKVTTAFRPDGGVTVSLGGHLLVSDRGAHQIDETSIPPVWIEDGSPVSVLGGQWLGLLEARDEEIPVYMDRLNHLASALITAVNTAHRSGYGLNNATGLDFFVGTDASDIQVAAAIMDDVNNIAAASAPDAPGDGGHALDIARLAGQALAPQGATLGAYYGTMIALVGLGVQHANAQARNQSVLLRYLNERRDAISGVSLDEEAVKLIASQRAYEAAARVITAMDEMLEQLIKGTGIVGR, encoded by the coding sequence ATGACGTCTGCTTTTTTCGGCTTGCAGATTGGACTCAGTGCTTTACAAGCCCATCAGCGCGCGCTGGAGACGATTAACCACAACATCGCCAATGTGAACACCGAGGGATATTCCCGGCAGGAAGTATTGCTGACTTCACTTTCTATCCCGGCAGGGGAGCGAACCGGGCAGGGATATATCCGTGCAGGCGTGCAAGTGGCAGGTATTCAGCGCTACGCCTCGGCCTTTCTGACGGAGCAGATCCGTCGCGAGACCGGCGAGGAGGCCCGTTGGCAGGCTATGAGCAATGTGCTGGGCCAGATACAGGCCATCTTCCACGAGCCAAGCGATAATGGGCTGGGAGCAACCCTTGACCGCTTTTGGGCCGCCTGGAAGGATTTGGGCACAGAGCCGACTAGCTTCAGCTTGCGCGTTCAACTGCGAGAGCTCGCGCGGCAAGTGGCTGCACTCATTCAGCGGATTTATCAACAATTATTACAGCTGCGTGAGGAAATCAGCCAGCGCGTTCGGGAGACTATCCGCCAGGTGAACGATTTAGCGGTTCGCATCGCTGACGTGGACCGCCAAGTGCGTCAGGGGATGATCGCTGGCACAACCCCCAACGACCTGCTAGATCAAAGGGATCGGCTTCTAATCGAGCTCGGGCGGATGGTCAAGGTTACAACAGCCTTCCGGCCAGATGGCGGGGTAACAGTGAGCCTAGGCGGGCATTTGCTGGTCAGTGATCGGGGAGCGCACCAGATCGATGAAACTTCGATCCCGCCTGTCTGGATCGAAGATGGCTCACCGGTGAGCGTGTTGGGGGGACAGTGGTTAGGGCTATTAGAGGCGAGGGATGAGGAGATTCCTGTTTACATGGATCGCTTGAACCATTTGGCAAGTGCCTTGATCACGGCGGTCAATACGGCGCATCGAAGCGGGTATGGCCTCAACAATGCTACCGGGTTGGATTTCTTCGTCGGCACAGATGCTAGTGACATCCAGGTGGCAGCGGCAATCATGGATGATGTGAATAATATCGCCGCTGCCTCTGCCCCTGACGCGCCCGGAGATGGAGGTCATGCCCTTGACATCGCTCGATTGGCCGGCCAGGCCCTGGCGCCTCAAGGCGCGACCTTGGGCGCGTACTACGGCACCATGATCGCTCTGGTGGGGTTGGGCGTGCAACATGCTAACGCGCAGGCTCGCAACCAATCGGTGCTCCTGCGGTATCTCAACGAACGACGCGATGCCATCTCGGGGGTGTCGCTAGACGAGGAAGCTGTGAAGTTGATAGCTTCACAAAGAGCATACGAAGCGGCGGCCAGAGTGATCACAGCTATGGATGAGATGCTAGAACAACTGATCAAAGGCACGGGCATCGTGGGACGATAG
- the flgN gene encoding flagellar export chaperone FlgN, which produces MDADLPLPLSKSQVEQQLLHILQTEAEACASLLAWAQESQRALLTMQPDQITYTSQQQLKALAALHRIELNRKALLIAWADLYGMAFPSVTVMDVAGRMSPADADQLVHLTRSIAQRLEELTLINQCNRLLVRLELELRRALWHRLAGNEPLGTLYGPTGQFSTQPGGGHLLERQV; this is translated from the coding sequence ATGGACGCTGATCTGCCGCTCCCCCTATCCAAAAGCCAGGTTGAGCAGCAATTACTGCATATCTTGCAGACAGAGGCAGAGGCATGTGCCTCTTTGTTGGCATGGGCTCAGGAATCCCAACGGGCGCTCCTAACCATGCAGCCGGATCAGATCACATATACCAGCCAACAACAGCTCAAAGCTTTGGCCGCGTTACATCGGATTGAGTTGAATCGCAAGGCCCTCTTAATTGCATGGGCAGATCTGTATGGGATGGCCTTTCCCTCTGTGACTGTGATGGATGTGGCCGGACGAATGAGCCCGGCAGATGCCGATCAGTTGGTGCATCTGACCAGGTCTATCGCTCAGCGATTGGAAGAGCTGACGTTGATTAACCAGTGTAACAGGCTGCTTGTCCGGTTGGAATTGGAGCTAAGGCGGGCTTTGTGGCATCGCCTGGCTGGTAACGAGCCCTTGGGGACGCTATACGGTCCAACTGGACAGTTCAGCACCCAACCAGGTGGTGGCCATCTTTTAGAACGTCAGGTGTAA
- the flgM gene encoding flagellar biosynthesis anti-sigma factor FlgM, translated as MNEMIVSDKLTSGITRAYQAQVARVDERWTPNAQPTGRLERDEIALSDEAQLLQKAKAAAMATPEMHRERVAELKRLIAEGKYEIPLDNLVIRLLGQRHDILGAE; from the coding sequence ATGAATGAGATGATCGTTTCAGACAAACTGACGTCAGGGATAACACGGGCTTATCAAGCTCAGGTCGCCCGGGTTGACGAGCGATGGACACCGAACGCGCAGCCAACGGGGAGATTGGAACGAGATGAGATCGCGTTGTCGGATGAAGCTCAGCTACTGCAGAAAGCCAAAGCCGCAGCCATGGCTACTCCAGAAATGCACAGAGAGCGGGTCGCTGAGCTCAAACGATTGATCGCCGAGGGGAAGTACGAAATCCCGCTCGATAACTTGGTGATCCGGCTGTTAGGGCAGCGCCATGACATCCTGGGCGCAGAGTAA
- a CDS encoding flagellar hook-basal body complex protein, whose translation MSLTIASLFQITYSGLYARERELEVISHNIANLQTAGYKRSQAITEDEVLPGAERALERWLPGGTYLAATRRLFQQGTIETTGQTWDLALDGPGFFQIQQPDGTIAYTRSGSFRTDQTGRLVTADGMWVLPPIVIPADTREVYVDRNGAVLAQVNGQVQQIGVLELARFANPEGLLMVGANRYIPTAASGPAQVARAGSPGYAEIVARALERSNVDLSAEMTALVSVQRAYSLALRMLQMTDHMHKLALELRV comes from the coding sequence ATGAGCCTGACCATTGCGTCGCTCTTTCAGATCACATACAGCGGGCTATATGCTCGCGAGCGAGAGTTGGAGGTGATCAGCCACAACATTGCCAATCTGCAGACCGCAGGGTACAAGCGCTCGCAAGCGATCACGGAGGATGAAGTGCTGCCCGGCGCTGAGCGAGCGTTAGAAAGATGGTTACCCGGCGGCACCTATCTAGCTGCCACGCGCCGACTTTTTCAGCAGGGAACCATTGAGACGACAGGGCAGACTTGGGACCTGGCGCTAGACGGGCCAGGCTTTTTCCAGATCCAGCAGCCGGATGGGACAATTGCCTATACCCGTAGCGGCTCATTTCGTACCGATCAAACCGGGCGATTGGTCACGGCTGACGGGATGTGGGTGTTGCCACCGATTGTCATCCCGGCTGACACCCGTGAGGTGTATGTGGATCGGAATGGTGCAGTGCTGGCTCAAGTAAACGGGCAGGTACAACAGATAGGGGTCCTAGAGCTGGCTCGTTTCGCCAATCCAGAAGGGCTATTGATGGTGGGAGCCAATCGGTACATACCGACGGCGGCTTCAGGACCGGCTCAGGTGGCTCGAGCTGGCTCCCCTGGCTACGCGGAAATCGTCGCAAGGGCCTTGGAGAGGTCGAATGTGGACCTGAGCGCAGAGATGACGGCCTTAGTGAGTGTTCAGCGAGCGTATAGCCTCGCCCTGCGCATGTTGCAAATGACCGATCATATGCATAAGCTGGCGCTTGAGTTGCGGGTGTGA
- a CDS encoding flagellar hook-basal body protein: MNRGIYAVALGMRAMLELQGRLSNNLMNIHTPAFKQEVPILTPAGDLLTARAEGGVIAATVGPVGVGVYQGEDRLDLSQGALEPNENPLSLAISGDAFFRVQTSDGERYTRNGNFGRDAAGYLVTSHGYRVLGEDGPIQLPEGDLTIDRSGTIWSGQTRVARLALVRFAGPEMLQRAGQGLFIGQDPQPVPVGQVTIHQGYLERANVDVTATLITMMTALKSYESAQKLLKIQDEMLARLMDLGR; encoded by the coding sequence ATGAATCGAGGAATATATGCGGTGGCGTTGGGTATGCGAGCTATGCTGGAGTTACAAGGCCGGCTGTCGAATAACCTAATGAACATTCATACGCCAGCCTTCAAGCAGGAAGTGCCTATTCTGACGCCGGCTGGCGATCTCCTGACGGCGCGCGCAGAAGGTGGCGTCATCGCAGCTACGGTGGGCCCTGTAGGCGTCGGTGTATATCAGGGAGAGGACCGCCTGGATCTGTCGCAAGGAGCGCTGGAGCCGAACGAGAACCCGTTATCGTTGGCCATCAGCGGCGATGCTTTCTTCCGCGTGCAAACCTCAGACGGCGAGCGATACACACGTAACGGCAACTTCGGGCGCGACGCGGCTGGCTACCTGGTGACTAGTCATGGCTACCGCGTGCTGGGCGAGGATGGACCGATTCAGTTGCCGGAAGGCGATCTGACGATAGACAGGAGTGGTACCATCTGGTCCGGACAGACCCGCGTGGCTAGGCTGGCTCTGGTGCGCTTCGCTGGGCCGGAGATGCTTCAGCGGGCGGGACAGGGATTGTTCATCGGCCAGGACCCGCAGCCGGTGCCAGTGGGACAAGTCACTATACATCAGGGTTATCTGGAGCGCGCCAATGTGGATGTGACCGCCACGTTGATCACTATGATGACGGCTCTGAAGTCGTACGAGTCCGCACAGAAACTGCTCAAAATACAGGATGAGATGCTGGCGCGTTTGATGGATTTGGGCCGTTAA
- a CDS encoding anti-sigma factor has product MGFQFTIASLYPDGRPNEEDRIQMVRLYFGAAIAIGVAVVLMLSVFMAVVQANGAPVDIFLNHIPGISNWGPSWATGHALVAVGEGEVHLETKGLPRLKDEHYQVWLERADTGEFISIGVFNSDNGGKGELHILLDDLPYTEYRAMWITVESSPDPDPAPSEKRALIGRFPNMQLAKEALLQPAAGPSAGRWAGGDGPRPEFLPVTGGTREVYGEASLSLQLLLIVGVVAVAAWYVRRRIAR; this is encoded by the coding sequence ATGGGTTTTCAGTTCACCATTGCCAGTCTTTATCCAGATGGACGGCCGAACGAGGAGGACAGAATTCAGATGGTGCGCCTATATTTTGGGGCAGCCATCGCCATAGGCGTAGCCGTAGTACTGATGCTTTCCGTCTTTATGGCTGTCGTGCAGGCTAATGGCGCGCCGGTAGATATATTTCTGAACCACATTCCAGGAATCTCTAACTGGGGTCCATCGTGGGCGACCGGACATGCCTTGGTGGCTGTGGGCGAAGGAGAGGTTCACCTGGAGACAAAAGGGCTGCCGCGCTTGAAGGATGAGCACTATCAGGTGTGGCTGGAACGCGCTGACACTGGCGAGTTCATCTCCATAGGAGTGTTCAATAGCGATAATGGTGGGAAAGGTGAACTTCACATCCTTCTGGACGATCTGCCCTACACCGAGTATCGGGCAATGTGGATCACGGTGGAATCATCACCAGATCCAGACCCCGCTCCTAGCGAAAAGCGGGCGTTGATAGGACGCTTCCCCAACATGCAGTTGGCCAAGGAAGCGCTATTGCAGCCAGCTGCTGGGCCGTCGGCTGGCCGATGGGCAGGGGGCGATGGCCCCAGACCAGAGTTCCTACCAGTCACAGGAGGGACGCGTGAGGTCTATGGTGAGGCGAGCTTATCTCTGCAACTTCTGCTGATAGTAGGCGTGGTGGCTGTTGCAGCATGGTACGTGCGTCGGAGGATAGCTCGATGA
- a CDS encoding FliA/WhiG family RNA polymerase sigma factor, with translation MTGTKRLPRQREPDGSKKHLDQLWARYRATRDAAAREQLILSYVSLVRRVVGRMGVQPLNGVDEEDLIGYGIIGLIEAIERFEPERGYRFETFAISRIRGSILDALRSLDPLPRLARQRVNQVRKAIESLQQRLGRIPTDEEVISYTGMGQAAYEQALIEAGFVILSLDAPLAIFKGEPPVALADLLKDPVEDELLEQIEEEELRQALKEALLRLPQREQLLLSLYYYEGLTMREIGEVLDLSQARVCQLHAKIILYLRASLCANGASYGKGRGRSYVRTAEPVS, from the coding sequence ATGACTGGGACAAAGCGGTTGCCGCGCCAGCGAGAGCCAGACGGCTCAAAGAAACATCTCGACCAGCTCTGGGCTAGATATCGAGCGACCCGGGATGCCGCGGCGCGCGAGCAGTTGATCCTGAGCTATGTCTCTTTAGTGCGACGAGTCGTCGGGCGCATGGGAGTGCAACCGTTAAACGGCGTGGACGAGGAAGACCTGATCGGATATGGGATCATTGGCCTCATTGAGGCCATTGAGCGGTTCGAACCAGAGCGGGGCTATCGCTTTGAAACCTTCGCGATTAGCCGGATTCGCGGCAGCATCCTGGACGCGTTGCGTTCGCTAGATCCATTGCCGCGCTTGGCCCGTCAGCGCGTGAACCAGGTTCGTAAGGCCATAGAGAGTCTACAACAGCGATTAGGACGTATCCCCACGGACGAAGAGGTGATATCGTATACTGGCATGGGACAGGCTGCTTATGAGCAGGCTCTGATCGAAGCCGGGTTCGTTATCTTGTCGTTGGATGCCCCGCTCGCCATTTTCAAGGGAGAACCCCCAGTGGCTTTAGCAGACCTCCTAAAGGATCCCGTTGAAGATGAGCTGCTTGAGCAGATCGAAGAAGAGGAATTGCGGCAGGCATTGAAAGAGGCGCTGTTGCGACTCCCACAGCGCGAGCAATTATTATTGTCCCTTTACTACTACGAAGGTTTGACGATGCGGGAGATCGGTGAGGTGCTTGATTTGTCACAGGCGAGGGTGTGCCAGTTACACGCTAAGATCATCCTCTACTTGCGGGCAAGCCTGTGTGCTAACGGGGCTTCATATGGAAAAGGACGTGGGAGGAGCTATGTTCGAACCGCTGAGCCTGTTTCTTAG
- the flhF gene encoding flagellar biosynthesis protein FlhF, which translates to MRVERFQAQDMAQALAMIKERLGPDAVILHSRRIRRGWLRRPLLEVIAAVDLKSAARAQAGHVEERQPVWALPREVQAELAALREVIARLTWEVRSARLPALERGLQMAYSQLLSQSLSPELAADVVLAAASELSAVAAADEETAKSCVARHLRSKIPTYPMVVGAQMNRVVFVIGPTGVGKTTTLVKLASYCAREHHRPVVLVSVDTIRLGGAFQLQRYGSILGIPVEIAYTPEELTGIVQAQTDQVLILVDTPGQSQHDQAGLKALREFLLAVPSRSVYLAVACTTAYQEMEEIVRHFSLVPLDGLVFTKADEATSIGAAVSLAWRYGLPVSCITTGRRVPTDWELASAEDLANRVIQGSLWPPSELSPRLSEVFSLHKLAADRSQL; encoded by the coding sequence ATGCGAGTTGAGCGATTTCAGGCGCAGGATATGGCTCAGGCGTTGGCTATGATCAAGGAACGCCTGGGCCCCGATGCCGTGATCCTGCACTCACGGCGGATCCGCAGGGGATGGCTGCGCCGTCCCCTGCTCGAGGTGATCGCTGCCGTCGACTTAAAATCCGCTGCACGAGCGCAAGCTGGACATGTGGAGGAACGCCAGCCGGTATGGGCTCTTCCTCGGGAAGTTCAGGCCGAGCTGGCGGCTCTGCGCGAAGTTATTGCTCGCCTGACTTGGGAGGTGCGGAGCGCCCGGTTGCCGGCGCTGGAGCGGGGCTTGCAAATGGCTTACTCGCAACTTCTCAGCCAGTCCCTCTCGCCTGAATTAGCAGCTGACGTGGTGCTGGCGGCTGCATCAGAGTTGAGCGCCGTCGCCGCTGCAGATGAAGAGACGGCTAAATCTTGCGTCGCCCGCCATCTGCGGAGCAAAATCCCCACTTATCCGATGGTAGTGGGCGCGCAGATGAATAGGGTCGTCTTCGTGATCGGGCCAACGGGTGTGGGCAAGACGACGACGCTTGTCAAGCTTGCTAGCTACTGCGCGCGAGAACATCACCGGCCTGTGGTTTTAGTAAGCGTTGACACGATTCGGTTGGGTGGGGCCTTTCAGCTTCAGCGATACGGTAGCATCCTAGGAATCCCTGTTGAGATCGCCTATACGCCTGAGGAATTGACTGGTATCGTACAGGCCCAAACGGATCAGGTGCTGATCCTGGTAGACACGCCTGGCCAGAGCCAGCATGACCAGGCCGGCCTGAAAGCTTTGCGAGAGTTCCTACTAGCCGTGCCATCGCGGTCCGTGTATTTGGCGGTAGCGTGTACCACCGCCTATCAAGAGATGGAGGAGATCGTCCGACATTTCAGCCTGGTGCCTCTCGATGGGTTGGTCTTCACCAAAGCAGATGAGGCCACAAGCATCGGTGCTGCAGTTAGCCTGGCATGGCGCTATGGGCTGCCGGTGAGCTGTATCACCACTGGGCGACGCGTCCCGACGGACTGGGAACTGGCCTCCGCCGAGGATCTGGCGAATCGGGTTATTCAGGGCAGCTTATGGCCCCCCTCAGAGCTCTCGCCACGTCTATCGGAGGTGTTTAGCCTACACAAGCTCGCTGCTGACCGCTCGCAACTGTAG
- the flhA gene encoding flagellar biosynthesis protein FlhA — MTANPGTGTLYLRNLNRVLRQSDIVLAVAVVGIMTMMVIPIPPILLDLLLTLNFSISIAILLITMYVREPLQFSVFPSLLLIVTLFRLGLNISSSRSILLHAYAGQVIQAFGQFVVGGNYIVGIVIFLLLMIIQFVVITNGAGRVAEVAARFTLDAMPGKQMSIDADLNAGLINEEQARQRRHLIELEADFYGAMDGASKFVKGDAIAAVAIILVNILGGFAIGILQMGMTLPEALRTYTLLTVGDGLVAQIPALLVSTATGIIVTRAAATENMGQEILQQTITYPRALMIVAGMLVLFGLVPGLPKVPFFVLGALVGGASYLMSHMEMARRIEKPEETRPTPMEEADDVSALLRVDPLELELGYGLISLVDEAQEGSLLPRISAVRRQIALELGFVLPKVRIRDNLTLPPNTYTIKLRSEEVGRGEVLVNHFLALSPGPEVDLNTLGEEVKGLPTKEPVFGMPALWIDAKAKERAEILGYTVVDPSSVITTHLMEVAKAHAAELLGRQEVQKLIEKLRPDYPAVVDEVLSDRVGIGLVQKVLQNLLRERISIRDLLSILEAIMSRVSETRDPDLLSEYARLALSRAITNQLRGPDGALHVLTLGPGLESTLIAALQPTDWGMAIALSPDRAQTLLREVRAQVERMITRGYQPTLLCSSRLRLPLRRFLQRSLPTLAILAYNEVASGVEIYTEGMIELEEAEDAS, encoded by the coding sequence ATGACAGCGAATCCTGGCACTGGTACCTTGTACCTGCGAAACCTGAATCGAGTCCTGCGGCAAAGCGACATCGTGCTGGCGGTCGCGGTGGTTGGGATCATGACCATGATGGTGATCCCTATACCACCTATATTGCTCGATCTGCTGTTGACACTTAACTTCAGCATCTCTATCGCGATCCTGCTGATCACGATGTACGTGCGAGAGCCGTTACAGTTCAGCGTGTTTCCCTCGTTGTTGCTGATCGTGACCCTGTTCCGGCTGGGGCTGAATATCTCTTCGTCTCGGTCCATCCTTCTCCACGCCTATGCCGGCCAGGTGATCCAGGCCTTTGGCCAGTTTGTCGTCGGAGGCAACTATATCGTCGGTATCGTCATCTTCTTGTTGCTCATGATCATCCAGTTCGTGGTCATCACCAACGGCGCTGGGCGCGTGGCTGAGGTGGCGGCGCGCTTCACGTTGGATGCTATGCCCGGCAAGCAGATGAGTATTGATGCCGATCTGAATGCCGGCCTGATCAACGAGGAGCAGGCTCGTCAGCGACGGCATCTGATTGAGTTGGAAGCTGACTTCTATGGGGCAATGGATGGGGCTAGCAAATTCGTCAAAGGTGACGCCATCGCCGCCGTAGCGATTATCCTGGTGAACATCCTGGGTGGATTCGCCATTGGCATTTTGCAAATGGGTATGACGCTCCCTGAAGCCTTGAGGACGTATACGCTGCTCACGGTCGGCGATGGGCTGGTCGCGCAGATCCCTGCGCTGCTGGTCTCGACGGCAACTGGCATTATCGTGACGCGCGCAGCAGCGACTGAGAACATGGGGCAGGAGATCCTGCAGCAGACGATCACCTATCCGCGAGCGTTAATGATTGTGGCCGGCATGCTGGTTTTATTCGGCCTGGTGCCTGGGCTTCCTAAAGTGCCCTTCTTCGTGCTGGGAGCCCTGGTGGGTGGGGCCAGCTATCTGATGAGCCATATGGAGATGGCACGCCGGATCGAGAAGCCCGAGGAAACCCGTCCGACTCCGATGGAAGAAGCCGATGATGTGAGCGCGTTGCTGCGGGTGGATCCATTGGAGCTGGAGTTGGGATATGGTCTGATCTCACTAGTGGATGAGGCCCAGGAAGGTAGCTTATTACCGCGTATCAGCGCTGTCCGTCGTCAGATCGCCCTGGAACTCGGATTTGTGTTGCCCAAGGTCCGGATTCGGGACAACTTGACCTTGCCGCCCAACACCTACACGATCAAGCTGCGCAGCGAGGAGGTTGGCCGGGGGGAGGTGCTGGTAAATCATTTCCTCGCCCTCTCACCTGGCCCGGAAGTCGATCTCAATACCCTGGGCGAGGAGGTCAAGGGATTGCCTACTAAAGAGCCAGTGTTTGGGATGCCTGCACTTTGGATTGACGCAAAGGCCAAAGAGCGGGCCGAGATCTTGGGCTATACGGTAGTGGATCCGAGTTCTGTCATCACCACACACTTGATGGAAGTCGCTAAAGCTCATGCAGCTGAGCTGTTAGGGCGTCAGGAGGTTCAGAAGCTCATCGAGAAGTTGCGACCAGATTATCCAGCCGTGGTAGACGAGGTGCTGAGTGATCGCGTGGGAATAGGATTGGTCCAGAAAGTCCTGCAAAACTTACTGCGTGAGCGGATCTCCATCCGAGATCTGCTTTCCATCCTCGAGGCGATTATGAGCCGTGTCTCGGAGACACGAGACCCCGACCTCCTAAGCGAGTATGCACGGCTGGCCTTGAGCCGAGCTATCACCAATCAATTGCGCGGCCCAGATGGTGCGTTGCATGTGCTCACGCTGGGACCCGGTCTCGAGTCCACATTGATCGCTGCACTGCAGCCCACCGATTGGGGAATGGCTATCGCTTTGAGCCCTGACAGGGCACAGACACTATTGCGAGAGGTGAGAGCCCAGGTAGAGCGCATGATCACGCGTGGCTATCAGCCGACGCTGCTCTGTTCGAGCCGCCTGCGTCTGCCTTTACGTCGCTTTCTCCAGCGCTCGTTACCTACGCTGGCCATATTAGCTTATAACGAGGTGGCATCGGGGGTGGAGATCTATACCGAGGGGATGATCGAGTTGGAGGAGGCTGAGGATGCGAGTTGA
- the flhB gene encoding flagellar biosynthesis protein FlhB: MSERTEAPTPRRLAEIRRRGQVAKSVELSSALSLLVGVYMLRSQGDELINGLGQLMREAFGVLVRPDLSLAALQARGNALALFAMGLIGPLVIVMMVTGVLSTLAQTRGLVALTLLKPNLNRINPMANLRILVSRHSLMEVLKDLGRLAVIGLVVFVPLPQRLAEIAAASTAGISNGMALLAKTGYEMVLRVALLFGGIAVIDYVYQRRRFQRSIRMTREEVKEEMRSAEGSPHLKGRIRQMQRRLARLRMMQQVPKADVVITNPTHLAVALQYNGRTMLAPTVVAKGKGVIAAQIVRVAQQHRVPIVENPPLAHALIRLEVGTQIPPALYQAVAEVLAFVYRLRQTRPIYV, translated from the coding sequence ATGAGCGAGCGAACCGAAGCGCCTACTCCCCGTCGCCTGGCCGAAATCCGGCGACGGGGGCAAGTCGCCAAGAGTGTGGAGTTGAGCAGCGCATTGAGCCTGCTGGTCGGCGTTTACATGCTGCGCTCACAGGGGGACGAGCTTATCAACGGGCTAGGTCAGTTGATGCGTGAGGCCTTCGGCGTACTCGTGCGGCCAGACCTGTCTCTGGCAGCCTTGCAGGCGAGGGGCAATGCCCTAGCCCTGTTTGCTATGGGGCTGATAGGCCCATTGGTCATCGTCATGATGGTAACAGGAGTTTTGAGCACATTGGCTCAGACGCGTGGCCTGGTCGCCCTCACGCTGTTGAAGCCCAACCTGAACCGTATCAACCCCATGGCTAACTTGAGGATCTTAGTATCTCGACACAGCCTAATGGAAGTCCTTAAAGACCTCGGAAGGCTCGCGGTGATCGGCCTGGTGGTCTTCGTGCCGTTACCTCAGCGGCTGGCCGAGATTGCAGCAGCCTCTACAGCGGGCATATCTAACGGGATGGCGCTACTGGCGAAAACCGGGTATGAAATGGTACTACGGGTGGCATTGCTATTTGGGGGTATTGCCGTCATAGACTACGTCTATCAACGCCGGCGGTTTCAGCGAAGCATCCGCATGACGCGCGAGGAGGTTAAGGAGGAGATGCGGAGCGCCGAGGGGTCTCCGCATTTGAAGGGGCGCATTCGCCAGATGCAGCGGCGTTTGGCACGTTTGCGCATGATGCAGCAGGTGCCGAAGGCCGATGTAGTCATCACCAACCCAACACACTTGGCAGTCGCGCTTCAGTATAACGGGCGAACTATGTTAGCTCCCACGGTGGTAGCAAAGGGGAAGGGAGTGATCGCCGCTCAGATCGTCCGAGTGGCCCAACAGCATCGTGTCCCTATTGTAGAAAACCCTCCGCTGGCCCACGCTTTGATCCGCTTGGAAGTCGGAACGCAGATCCCGCCTGCGCTATACCAGGCCGTGGCCGAAGTTTTGGCTTTCGTGTATCGGCTGCGGCAGACCAGGCCTATATACGTATAA
- a CDS encoding flagellar biosynthetic protein FliR, producing the protein MDLHLSGAIAEQGVLTFVRVLTALATGPVFGHRAVIAPVKIGLAMALTYATLVANPPVASSSDGLTFLIAVGAEVLIGALIGFVSMLAFHALEMAGGIISMEMGLSFPVLINPVLPSQGGLIEQFYVLLATLIFFAIRGHHALLVALGRTLEVAPPGSLVMDAITAERLIRFSEAVFVSALQIALPVLATLLLTDLALAMINRVIPRAPVFVLGMPLKVAAGLAALIIAWPSMMPVVEQVIFQAARNVLLAVR; encoded by the coding sequence GTGGACCTACATCTATCAGGTGCTATAGCAGAACAGGGAGTGCTGACCTTTGTGCGGGTGCTCACCGCACTGGCGACGGGGCCAGTGTTCGGCCATCGGGCGGTGATTGCGCCGGTGAAGATCGGCCTCGCCATGGCTTTGACCTACGCAACGCTTGTGGCAAATCCACCTGTCGCTTCCTCTTCGGATGGGCTTACATTTCTGATTGCCGTGGGAGCTGAGGTTTTGATAGGGGCTTTGATCGGATTCGTGAGCATGTTAGCGTTTCATGCCTTGGAGATGGCCGGCGGCATCATCAGCATGGAGATGGGGCTCAGCTTCCCCGTCTTGATCAATCCAGTCCTGCCAAGCCAGGGGGGCCTGATCGAGCAATTCTATGTGTTATTGGCGACGCTCATCTTTTTTGCGATTCGAGGACATCACGCCTTATTGGTGGCACTCGGGCGCACGTTGGAAGTTGCGCCGCCGGGCTCCTTAGTAATGGATGCCATTACGGCGGAGCGATTGATTCGTTTCAGCGAGGCCGTCTTCGTGAGCGCGCTCCAGATTGCATTGCCAGTCCTGGCTACGCTGCTGCTTACTGACCTCGCACTGGCCATGATCAACCGAGTGATCCCACGAGCACCAGTGTTCGTTTTAGGGATGCCGTTGAAGGTCGCCGCCGGCCTGGCCGCGTTGATAATAGCATGGCCATCCATGATGCCAGTTGTGGAACAGGTGATATTCCAGGCGGCGCGCAACGTGTTGTTAGCCGTCCGGTAA